The following proteins come from a genomic window of Streptomyces liliiviolaceus:
- a CDS encoding DUF3140 domain-containing protein: protein MSAGKTDTDRADTVEEFGEAVNMTPGALKEWLDTDDSKSVGQSDGGGESVGHASGRRIVRLLEKKKADLTDADVAHMRKVVGYVHRHLKQRPSGDVTDTPWRYSLMNWGHDPKA, encoded by the coding sequence ATGAGCGCCGGCAAGACCGACACGGATCGCGCGGACACGGTCGAGGAGTTCGGCGAGGCTGTCAACATGACGCCCGGCGCCCTCAAGGAGTGGCTGGACACGGACGACTCGAAGAGCGTGGGCCAGTCGGACGGCGGCGGCGAGAGCGTGGGGCACGCGTCCGGGCGCCGTATCGTCCGCCTGCTGGAGAAGAAGAAGGCCGACCTGACCGACGCCGATGTCGCCCATATGCGCAAGGTCGTCGGCTATGTGCACCGCCACCTCAAGCAGCGCCCCTCGGGCGACGTCACGGACACGCCGTGGCGGTACTCGCTGATGAACTGGGGCCACGACCCGAAGGCGTGA
- a CDS encoding hypervirulence associated TUDOR domain-containing protein, with amino-acid sequence MAKDKDKDKKLSKGDKVSWSSHGQTVPGKVKKKITGRAEVAGRTVDASKDEPQYEVESDKSGRDAVHKPGSLRKKSSGS; translated from the coding sequence GTGGCGAAGGACAAGGACAAGGACAAGAAGCTCAGCAAGGGGGACAAGGTCTCCTGGAGCAGTCATGGGCAGACCGTCCCCGGCAAGGTGAAGAAGAAGATCACGGGCCGTGCCGAGGTGGCGGGCCGTACCGTCGACGCCTCGAAGGACGAGCCGCAGTACGAGGTCGAGAGCGACAAGTCCGGCCGCGACGCCGTCCACAAGCCCGGGTCGCTGCGCAAGAAGAGCAGCGGTTCATGA
- a CDS encoding DNA topoisomerase IB — translation MRFRTSDLTGPGYGRRRHGRGFRYLDTEGKALPAGPETRRVRDLVIPPAWQDVWISPHPNGHIQAVGTDEAGRRQYLYHPLFREKQEAAKHTRVLEVGAALPEVRRQVGKALEGSGLSRERVLSLGVRLLDLGFFRVGDDRYAKTNESYGLTTVRRHQVTCGRGAVGFDYAAKSGRRYRREIVDEQVYSGVRALLRRGDGDDHLFAYWEARSWHTIDATDLNGYLRDLAGLEITSKDFRTWHATVLAAVALGVSAEVADTSPTARKRAAARAVREVAGYLGNTPSVCRASYINPRLFELFDEGRTIAPALASLGSVPVAGALATQPVEEAVLRLLSR, via the coding sequence ATGCGGTTCCGCACGAGTGACCTCACGGGCCCCGGCTACGGACGGCGCCGCCACGGCCGCGGCTTCCGCTACCTCGACACCGAGGGCAAGGCCCTCCCCGCCGGCCCGGAGACGCGGCGCGTACGCGATCTCGTCATCCCCCCTGCCTGGCAGGACGTGTGGATCTCCCCGCACCCGAACGGCCACATCCAGGCGGTCGGCACGGACGAGGCAGGCCGCCGCCAGTACCTCTACCACCCCCTCTTCCGCGAGAAGCAGGAAGCCGCCAAGCACACCCGCGTCCTGGAGGTGGGCGCCGCGCTGCCCGAGGTGCGACGACAGGTCGGCAAGGCCCTCGAAGGCTCGGGCCTGAGCCGGGAGAGGGTGCTCTCGCTCGGTGTCCGCCTCCTCGACCTCGGCTTCTTCCGCGTCGGCGACGACCGGTACGCGAAGACGAACGAGTCCTACGGCCTGACGACCGTCCGGCGCCACCAGGTCACCTGCGGCAGGGGCGCGGTCGGCTTCGACTACGCCGCCAAGAGCGGGCGCCGCTACCGCCGGGAGATCGTCGACGAGCAGGTCTACAGCGGAGTCCGGGCCCTGCTCCGCCGCGGTGACGGCGACGACCACCTCTTCGCGTACTGGGAGGCGCGCAGCTGGCACACCATCGACGCCACCGACCTGAACGGATACCTGCGCGACCTCGCGGGCCTGGAGATCACCAGCAAGGACTTCCGGACCTGGCACGCCACGGTGCTCGCCGCCGTCGCGCTCGGGGTGTCGGCCGAGGTGGCGGACACCTCGCCGACCGCCCGGAAGCGGGCCGCCGCGCGGGCGGTCCGCGAGGTCGCCGGCTACCTCGGCAACACCCCGTCCGTGTGCCGGGCCTCCTACATCAACCCGCGCCTGTTCGAACTCTTCGACGAGGGCAGGACGATCGCACCCGCTCTGGCGTCCCTGGGCTCCGTCCCGGTCGCGGGCGCACTGGCCACACAGCCGGTGGAAGAGGCGGTACTGCGGCTGCTGAGCCGTTAG
- a CDS encoding spore photoproduct lyase family protein, giving the protein MEPEQQPLFEWSDTAPAPERPASSEGTAESAGGTAGGLYAFRDSPQARRMLDVREVYAEPAALDSPRGQQIMARLPGVRVTEVDGHWRIPSLHGNDGNIARWVRIKTDTLVLGVKHGLSTRPNGRSADWIAPGTSNGCAMACAYCYVPRRKGFANPITLFTNIEAIVAHVQRHVRAQGPKPEPNQCDPTAWVYDIGENGDCSVDALVCDNTADLVAAFRRLPTAKASFATKFVNPDLLALDPQGRTRVRFSVMPTDDARLLDIRTSPVPERIAAAADFLDAGYEVHFNLSPVVLRPGWERDWADLLRHLDDVLPARVKEQAAAEVIMLTHNQALHEVNLGWHPRAEDVLWQPGIQETKRSQNGALNVRYALETKQRALARLRELLAAHAPWLRIRYAF; this is encoded by the coding sequence GTGGAGCCCGAACAGCAACCGCTCTTCGAGTGGTCGGACACCGCACCGGCGCCCGAGCGGCCCGCGAGTTCTGAGGGGACCGCGGAGAGCGCCGGCGGGACCGCGGGCGGGCTCTACGCGTTCCGGGACAGCCCCCAGGCCCGCCGGATGCTCGACGTCCGGGAGGTGTACGCCGAACCGGCGGCCCTGGACTCCCCGCGCGGGCAGCAGATCATGGCCCGGCTGCCGGGCGTGCGGGTGACCGAGGTCGACGGCCACTGGCGCATCCCCTCCCTGCACGGCAACGACGGCAACATCGCCCGCTGGGTCCGCATCAAGACCGACACGCTCGTCCTCGGCGTCAAGCACGGCCTCAGCACGCGCCCCAACGGCAGGTCGGCCGACTGGATCGCCCCGGGCACCTCCAACGGCTGCGCGATGGCCTGCGCGTACTGCTACGTCCCCCGCCGCAAGGGGTTCGCCAACCCCATCACCCTGTTCACGAACATCGAGGCGATCGTCGCCCACGTACAGCGGCACGTGCGGGCGCAGGGCCCCAAACCGGAGCCCAACCAGTGCGACCCCACGGCCTGGGTCTACGACATCGGGGAGAACGGTGACTGTTCCGTCGACGCCCTGGTCTGCGACAACACCGCGGATCTCGTCGCCGCGTTCCGCCGCCTGCCGACGGCGAAGGCCTCCTTCGCGACCAAGTTCGTCAACCCGGACCTGCTCGCGCTCGACCCGCAGGGCCGCACCCGCGTGCGCTTCTCCGTCATGCCGACCGACGACGCCCGGCTCCTCGACATCCGTACGAGCCCGGTCCCCGAGCGGATCGCGGCGGCGGCCGACTTCCTCGACGCCGGGTACGAGGTCCACTTCAACCTCTCGCCCGTGGTGCTGCGCCCGGGGTGGGAGCGGGACTGGGCCGATCTGCTCCGCCACCTCGACGACGTCCTGCCCGCCCGGGTGAAGGAGCAGGCGGCGGCCGAGGTCATCATGCTGACCCACAACCAGGCGCTCCACGAGGTCAACCTCGGCTGGCACCCGCGCGCCGAGGACGTGCTGTGGCAGCCGGGGATCCAGGAGACCAAGCGTTCGCAGAACGGCGCGCTGAACGTGCGCTACGCCCTGGAGACCAAGCAGCGGGCCCTCGCGCGGCTGCGGGAACTGCTGGCAGCGCATGCGCCGTGGCTGCGTATCAGGTACGCCTTCTAG
- a CDS encoding cryptochrome/photolyase family protein translates to MPTGVPTGAPAEEPGTVHWLFGDQLGPHFIDPARGGPRRDAPLLMIEARSVLRRRRFHRAKAHLILSAMRHRAAELGDRVRYVKADTYREGLREAVGDAPVTVHHPTSHAALALVRSLPSVRVLPARGFLVTHDEFGRWADGRGTKHLRQEDFYRWVRQSHDLLMEGDRPAGGRWNLDHDNRQPPPRGATDLGVPAPYHPRESEIDDEVRADLDRWSRDGDVEFVGEDGPRGFPATRREALAALHRFVEHRLATFGAYEDAVLTEDATMSHSLLSSSLNLGLLDPAECAERAEAAWRSGDVPLNSAEGFVRQITGWREYVWHVYWHFGTRYRESNALGHHEPLPDWFTDLSPEGTDANCLRHVLRQVGETGWTHHIPRLMILGSLALQRGWEPGAVTDWFHRSFVDGYDWVMVPNVVGMSQYADGGRMTTKPYTSGGAYINRMSDFCGSCRYKPTVRVGEDACPFTAGYWNLLHRHRTRFEHNPRMTQAVRGLDRLTDLEELLEQERDRRDR, encoded by the coding sequence GTGCCTACCGGAGTGCCCACCGGAGCGCCCGCCGAGGAGCCCGGCACCGTCCACTGGCTCTTCGGCGACCAGCTCGGCCCCCACTTCATCGACCCCGCGCGCGGCGGCCCGCGCCGGGACGCGCCGCTGCTGATGATCGAGGCCCGCAGCGTCCTGCGCCGACGGCGGTTCCACCGCGCCAAGGCCCATCTGATCCTGTCCGCGATGCGCCACCGCGCCGCCGAACTCGGTGACCGCGTGCGGTACGTCAAGGCGGACACCTACCGCGAGGGGCTGCGGGAGGCGGTCGGGGACGCCCCGGTGACCGTCCACCACCCCACGTCCCACGCGGCCCTCGCCCTCGTACGCTCCCTGCCCTCCGTACGTGTCCTGCCGGCCCGCGGTTTCCTCGTGACGCACGACGAGTTCGGGCGCTGGGCGGACGGCCGCGGTACGAAGCACCTGCGCCAGGAGGACTTCTACCGCTGGGTCCGCCAGTCGCACGACCTGCTGATGGAGGGCGACCGGCCGGCCGGCGGGCGCTGGAACCTGGACCACGACAACCGGCAGCCCCCGCCGCGCGGCGCCACCGACCTGGGCGTCCCGGCCCCGTACCACCCCCGCGAGAGCGAGATCGACGACGAGGTGCGGGCCGATCTCGACCGCTGGTCGCGCGACGGGGACGTCGAGTTCGTCGGCGAGGACGGGCCGCGCGGGTTCCCCGCCACCCGCCGCGAGGCGCTGGCCGCGCTCCACCGCTTCGTCGAGCACCGGCTCGCGACCTTCGGCGCGTACGAGGACGCGGTGCTCACCGAGGACGCGACGATGAGCCACAGCCTGCTCTCCTCCTCGCTCAACCTCGGCCTGCTGGACCCCGCCGAATGCGCCGAGCGGGCGGAGGCGGCCTGGCGGTCGGGAGACGTGCCGCTCAACAGCGCCGAGGGGTTCGTCCGGCAGATCACCGGCTGGCGCGAGTACGTCTGGCACGTCTACTGGCATTTCGGCACGCGGTACCGCGAGAGCAACGCGCTGGGCCACCACGAGCCGCTGCCCGACTGGTTCACGGACCTCTCCCCGGAAGGGACCGACGCGAACTGTCTCCGGCACGTCCTCCGGCAGGTCGGTGAGACCGGCTGGACGCACCACATCCCCCGTCTGATGATCCTCGGCAGTCTCGCCCTGCAACGGGGATGGGAGCCCGGGGCCGTCACCGACTGGTTCCACCGCAGCTTCGTCGACGGCTACGACTGGGTGATGGTCCCGAACGTGGTCGGCATGTCGCAGTACGCCGACGGGGGCCGCATGACCACCAAGCCGTACACGTCCGGTGGCGCGTACATCAACCGCATGAGCGACTTCTGCGGCTCCTGCCGCTACAAGCCGACCGTGCGGGTGGGCGAGGACGCCTGCCCCTTCACCGCCGGGTACTGGAACCTCCTGCACCGCCACCGCACCCGGTTCGAGCACAACCCGCGGATGACGCAGGCTGTACGGGGGCTCGACCGCCTCACCGATCTCGAAGAGCTGCTGGAGCAGGAGCGCGACCGCAGGGACCGATGA
- a CDS encoding GAF and ANTAR domain-containing protein — protein sequence MSREQHIARTFVELADTLVEDFDVIGFLQQMTVRCQELLDVTDAAVFLSHGTGLYSPAPCDPSPALARVLDFACGEGPAVEAHRTARPVDAYGRGDAHGRGDDAHGRGDAHGPVDETRPRPGPEFTTRLRQAGYFLAVALPMRLRQETIGSLLLLRAADRPLDADDLALAQTLADAATIGLLHARTIRQQDTVNEQLHTALQSRIIIEQAKGLLAARRNITLNRAFEIMRRHARQHRLLLSKVARDVIDTGSTLRSSVVLPHPSAADAE from the coding sequence ATGAGCAGGGAGCAGCACATCGCCCGCACTTTCGTGGAACTCGCCGACACACTGGTGGAGGACTTCGACGTCATCGGGTTCCTGCAGCAGATGACCGTCCGATGCCAGGAACTCCTCGACGTCACGGACGCCGCGGTCTTCCTGTCGCACGGGACGGGCCTGTACAGCCCCGCCCCGTGCGACCCCAGCCCCGCCCTGGCGCGCGTACTGGACTTCGCCTGCGGTGAGGGCCCGGCGGTGGAGGCCCACCGCACCGCCCGCCCGGTCGACGCGTACGGCAGGGGAGACGCGCACGGCCGGGGCGACGACGCACACGGCCGGGGAGACGCGCACGGTCCGGTCGACGAGACCCGCCCAAGGCCGGGGCCGGAGTTCACCACGCGCCTGCGGCAGGCCGGTTACTTCCTCGCCGTCGCCCTGCCGATGCGGCTGCGCCAGGAGACCATCGGCAGCCTGCTGCTCCTGCGCGCCGCCGACCGGCCCCTGGACGCCGACGACCTGGCCCTCGCCCAGACCCTCGCCGACGCCGCCACCATCGGTCTGCTGCACGCCCGCACCATCCGGCAGCAGGACACCGTGAACGAACAGCTCCACACGGCCCTGCAGAGCCGCATCATCATCGAACAGGCGAAAGGGTTGCTCGCCGCCCGCCGCAACATCACCCTGAACCGGGCGTTCGAGATCATGCGCCGGCACGCCCGGCAGCACCGGCTGCTGCTCAGCAAGGTCGCCCGGGACGTGATCGACACCGGTTCCACGCTGCGCAGTTCCGTCGTGCTGCCGCACCCGAGCGCGGCCGACGCCGAGTGA
- a CDS encoding ANTAR domain-containing protein translates to MGASVRGLLDSLSPTADEEERREWAVACAHALGLGGIAVSLGRELVWFSDSTSARLEDMQFVLGQGPGLLIEDETEVRQVPDLGRLLARQWPQFAAEAEELDIAALFVWPVHIGAVRTGTMTGYRRTPGPLTRQQLTEGWLVADALAEQVLKNWPAVSSAHNGRGHTGMVDLHRAEVHQATGVLSARLGVSLAEALDRLRSEAYTSGRALTETARDIIERELPR, encoded by the coding sequence ATGGGTGCCTCTGTCAGGGGACTGCTGGACAGTCTGTCTCCAACGGCGGACGAGGAAGAGCGCCGTGAATGGGCGGTCGCCTGCGCCCACGCCCTCGGCCTCGGCGGGATCGCGGTCTCTCTGGGACGGGAACTGGTGTGGTTCAGCGACAGCACCAGCGCACGGCTGGAGGACATGCAGTTCGTCCTGGGGCAGGGCCCGGGCCTGCTGATCGAGGACGAGACGGAAGTACGGCAGGTGCCCGACCTCGGCCGGCTGCTGGCACGGCAGTGGCCGCAGTTCGCCGCCGAGGCGGAGGAGCTCGACATCGCCGCTCTCTTCGTCTGGCCCGTGCACATCGGCGCCGTACGCACCGGGACGATGACCGGATACCGGCGTACGCCGGGACCGCTCACCCGGCAGCAGCTGACCGAGGGCTGGCTGGTGGCCGACGCGCTCGCGGAGCAGGTGCTCAAGAACTGGCCGGCCGTCTCCAGCGCACACAACGGCCGTGGCCACACGGGCATGGTGGATCTGCACCGCGCCGAGGTGCACCAGGCCACCGGCGTGCTCAGCGCACGACTCGGCGTATCGCTGGCCGAGGCCCTGGACCGGCTGCGGAGCGAGGCCTACACCTCGGGCCGGGCCCTGACGGAAACCGCCCGGGACATCATCGAGCGGGAGCTGCCGCGATGA
- a CDS encoding plasmid stabilization protein has product MPQGSNAKRERQYEHIKESAEKRGTSTGRAKEIAARTVNKERARAGESKTASRTSTQDRKSAPQRGGERSHSGAQGPTRDQLYAEAKKRNIEGRSSMNKQQLAKALGR; this is encoded by the coding sequence ATGCCGCAGGGTTCCAACGCGAAGCGCGAGCGTCAGTACGAGCACATCAAGGAGAGCGCCGAGAAGCGCGGCACGTCGACGGGGCGTGCGAAGGAGATCGCGGCACGCACCGTGAACAAGGAGAGGGCCCGCGCCGGCGAGTCGAAGACGGCGAGCAGGACGTCGACCCAGGACAGGAAGTCCGCCCCGCAGCGCGGCGGCGAGCGCTCGCACAGCGGCGCCCAGGGGCCGACGAGGGATCAGCTGTACGCGGAGGCGAAGAAGCGCAACATCGAGGGCCGTTCGTCGATGAACAAGCAGCAACTGGCGAAGGCACTCGGCCGCTGA
- a CDS encoding ANTAR domain-containing protein, with the protein MRPSQRPGSRRDLAERPPHGAQREISREVGCTEGRMPTGEQLLAETEQLKKALERRPIVDMARGVLMAAWSCTAEEAWQILVHVSQHSNTKVHDVAKALIATTQGEPLPARVEEHLPAALARWRASRDG; encoded by the coding sequence ATGCGCCCTTCCCAGCGCCCCGGCTCCCGGCGCGATCTCGCAGAACGGCCCCCGCACGGCGCACAGCGCGAGATCAGTCGTGAAGTCGGCTGCACCGAGGGCAGGATGCCGACCGGGGAGCAGCTGCTGGCGGAGACGGAGCAGCTCAAGAAGGCTCTGGAGCGGCGGCCGATAGTCGACATGGCGCGCGGGGTGCTGATGGCGGCCTGGTCGTGCACCGCCGAGGAGGCCTGGCAGATCCTGGTCCATGTGTCCCAGCACTCCAACACCAAGGTGCACGACGTGGCGAAAGCCCTCATCGCGACGACGCAGGGCGAGCCGTTGCCCGCCCGCGTGGAGGAGCATCTGCCCGCGGCCCTGGCGCGGTGGCGGGCGTCCCGGGACGGGTGA
- a CDS encoding LysR family transcriptional regulator, with translation MEARHLRYALALAEHRHFGRAARALGIAQPPLSKQIADLERETGARLFDRTRQGVFPTAAGEAFLARARRALEEMTAARTDAGRAARGETGRLRLGFIASALLDPLPDVLGRFGRERPDVRLELHEMASRRGTAALVAGELDVAVTLGPPRGAGAEHLVSVPVGHDHLIAVVGSAHPYAGQASVSVDQLRRQPLIVATGEDEPVIAAGLRALLGEDAAALEGATVARDVHTIMGLAACGVGVGLGPSRMREAARPGIRFCEVTPRTALPDLVLSFAHRDRSPALDAFLDVVRRNCPDVGAALDLRLGRA, from the coding sequence ATGGAAGCGCGGCATCTGCGGTACGCGCTCGCCCTCGCCGAGCACCGGCACTTCGGCCGCGCCGCGCGTGCGCTGGGCATCGCGCAGCCCCCGCTGTCCAAACAGATCGCCGACCTGGAGCGGGAGACCGGGGCCCGGCTGTTCGACCGTACGCGCCAGGGTGTGTTCCCGACCGCCGCGGGTGAGGCGTTCCTCGCCAGGGCGCGGCGGGCGCTGGAGGAGATGACGGCGGCCAGGACCGACGCCGGCCGGGCCGCGCGCGGCGAGACGGGACGGTTGCGGCTCGGGTTCATCGCCTCCGCGCTGCTGGACCCGCTCCCGGACGTCCTGGGCCGGTTCGGGCGTGAGCGGCCCGACGTACGGCTGGAGCTGCACGAGATGGCGTCCCGCCGCGGCACCGCCGCTCTCGTCGCCGGTGAACTGGACGTGGCGGTCACCCTCGGACCGCCCCGGGGCGCGGGCGCCGAGCATCTGGTGTCCGTCCCCGTCGGACACGACCATCTGATCGCCGTGGTCGGCAGCGCGCACCCCTACGCGGGCCAGGCGTCGGTGAGCGTGGACCAGTTGCGGCGGCAGCCGCTGATCGTGGCCACCGGGGAGGACGAGCCCGTCATCGCCGCCGGGCTGCGCGCCCTGCTGGGCGAGGACGCGGCGGCGCTGGAAGGTGCCACCGTGGCCAGGGACGTGCACACGATCATGGGCCTGGCCGCCTGCGGGGTCGGGGTGGGCCTCGGACCCTCCCGGATGCGGGAAGCGGCGAGGCCGGGGATCCGGTTCTGCGAGGTGACTCCGAGGACGGCGTTGCCCGACCTGGTCCTGTCCTTCGCCCACCGGGACCGTTCCCCCGCCCTGGACGCCTTCCTCGACGTCGTCCGCCGGAACTGCCCCGACGTCGGCGCCGCGCTCGACCTGCGGTTGGGCCGGGCTTGA
- a CDS encoding alpha/beta fold hydrolase: MPPSPNTTAHQVSTVFVLVHGAWHGSWQWAATQRALAGLGAASVAVDLPGHGFGAPLPSGYLLPGRPGLLTERSRLADVTMDDCAEAVLDTLRRVRRYGRVVLVAHSAGGGPASLAAERAPELVDQVVYLSAFVPAGRPRFFDYLGAPENTTARGQSLNLGDPEALGAVRIDPLSQDPAYVEELRQTHYHDTPADRFDRWRSALSPDLPLAVPTTPVTLTAARWGRIPRTFLRCADDRALPTATQDLMIAEADRALPDEPFTVRTLPGSHSPFAARPQELAEALTR; the protein is encoded by the coding sequence ATGCCTCCCTCCCCGAACACCACCGCTCATCAGGTGAGCACCGTCTTCGTCCTGGTCCACGGCGCCTGGCACGGCTCGTGGCAGTGGGCGGCGACGCAGCGGGCGCTCGCCGGCCTCGGTGCCGCGAGCGTCGCCGTCGACCTGCCGGGACACGGCTTCGGCGCTCCCCTGCCCAGCGGATACCTGCTGCCCGGCCGCCCCGGCCTGCTGACCGAGAGGTCGCGGCTCGCCGACGTGACGATGGACGACTGCGCCGAGGCCGTCCTGGACACACTGCGCCGGGTCCGCCGCTACGGCCGTGTCGTGCTCGTCGCGCACAGCGCGGGCGGCGGTCCCGCGTCGCTGGCGGCGGAACGCGCGCCCGAACTGGTCGACCAGGTCGTCTATCTCTCCGCGTTCGTGCCCGCGGGCCGTCCCCGGTTCTTCGACTACCTGGGCGCGCCCGAGAACACCACCGCTCGCGGGCAGAGCCTCAACCTCGGTGACCCGGAGGCCCTGGGCGCCGTACGGATCGACCCTCTGTCGCAGGACCCCGCCTACGTCGAGGAACTACGGCAGACCCACTACCACGACACGCCCGCCGACCGCTTCGACCGCTGGCGCTCCGCGCTCAGCCCCGACCTGCCCCTGGCCGTCCCGACGACCCCCGTCACCCTGACCGCGGCGCGGTGGGGCCGTATCCCCCGCACCTTCCTGCGCTGCGCGGACGACCGGGCGCTGCCGACGGCCACGCAGGACCTGATGATCGCGGAGGCCGACCGGGCCCTGCCGGACGAGCCGTTCACGGTCCGCACGCTTCCGGGCAGCCACAGCCCGTTCGCCGCCCGCCCGCAGGAACTCGCCGAGGCCCTGACCCGGTGA
- a CDS encoding TRADD-N-associated membrane domain-containing protein: protein MENTDAPRAQIIVSLNGDRSFVETRGYVSRSSRKAELPEQEAQESPYVTTLYDSKDLEKLRHRSFWCVQVAMFAGLVFIATGIAAVLFSPDLTKGIVAGFASGVGSATAFYLRATHMKVFNGILNHIIAQGKLNNDIAHRAAFWKTWNKAVDSGDPATVRTLFELFPHAKGKGK, encoded by the coding sequence ATGGAGAACACCGATGCCCCGCGCGCTCAGATAATAGTCTCACTAAACGGAGACCGTTCATTCGTCGAGACAAGGGGCTATGTTAGCCGTAGTAGCCGGAAGGCTGAACTGCCAGAGCAGGAAGCCCAGGAGAGTCCTTACGTAACGACTCTCTATGACTCTAAAGATCTTGAAAAATTGCGGCACAGAAGTTTTTGGTGTGTTCAAGTCGCCATGTTCGCGGGTCTCGTATTTATTGCGACTGGTATCGCTGCAGTTCTCTTCTCGCCTGATTTGACGAAAGGAATCGTAGCTGGTTTTGCGAGTGGAGTTGGCTCAGCTACCGCGTTCTACCTTCGCGCAACACATATGAAAGTCTTCAATGGAATATTGAATCACATTATTGCGCAAGGTAAGCTCAACAATGACATCGCCCACCGAGCTGCCTTTTGGAAGACGTGGAATAAGGCAGTGGACAGTGGCGATCCAGCGACTGTCCGTACGCTCTTCGAGCTCTTCCCGCACGCGAAGGGTAAAGGCAAGTAA